A region of the Nocardia nova SH22a genome:
AATAGACGCCACCCACGGTATCCATGTAGGCGATCACGGCATAGGCGGCCAGCGCGCGGGTAGGAGCGACCCCGGCGTACAGCGACTGGAAAGTGAACACCCGGCGCAGGTCCGGATCGCCGATGTGATCGGCGACGGCGCGGTCCCAGCGCCTGAATCCGCCCAGCGCGGCGAGCCGGGCCAGCGACACCGGGGACAGCGACAGCGGGGAATCCATATTGGCGGAAACGAAGCCGTCGAACTCCGCCCGGTACAGGCGCTCGAGCCAGCGCCGCAACCGCAGATAGCCTGCCGCTTGATCGGGACCGGCGAAGTCGGTGACGGCCTCGGCCATGCGGTCGCGGTCGCTGTGCACCTCGAGTTGTCGGCCGTCGGCGAAATGAGCCCGGTAGGCCGGGGTGACGGGACGCAGTACCAGGCGACCGCTCGTCTGTTCGCCGACCGCGGCGAAAACGTCGTCGAGCACCTCCGGCATCGTCAACACGGTCGGACCGGTATCGAGGCGACAGCCGTCGATATCGGCGCGCCCCGCCCGCCCACCGGGAAACTGCTCCCGTTCCACGATCGTGACGGTTCTGCCGCGACCGGCCAGATGCAGCGCGGCGGACAGTCCGGCCAATCCGGCTCCCACCACGACGACATGATCGGTGCCACCGACGACGGTGCGCATGCGGACTCCTCTCGCTCAGCTGTGGCGGGCGGTACAGATCAGGGCCATGCCGTAGAGCAGGTGACGCTGCGTGTCCGGCAGCGGGATCACGTCGAGAACACGGCGTGCCTCGGCGATCCGGTTGGCGATCATCGTCTCGATGCACGCGGGTGCGCCGGTTGCGGCGATGAGCGTGCGGAGCCGAGCAAGCGTGGCCGCGTCGGCGGACGGCGCGGCCAGCAGTTCGGTCAGTTCGCGCCGAGTGCGGGTGTCGGCCAGTTGCGCGGCGGCGACGACCACGGTGGTGGCCTTGCGTTGCCCGAGGTCGGTATCGCCGGGTTTACCGGTGATCTCGGCGGCGCCGAAGACTCCCAGGAGATCGTCGCGCAGCTGGAACGCCTCACCGACGGCGTCACCGTAGCGGCCCAGCGCGGCCAGGGTGCGATCGTCGCAACCGGCCATGGCGGCGCCCATCTCCAATGGTCGTCGCACGGTGTAGTTGCCCGACTTCGCCCGCGCGATGGCGAGCACCGGGCCCAGCGTCGGCTCGGATCGGGCGTCGTTGAGCAGATCGGCGAATTGCCCGAGCGCCAACTCGACGCGCATGCTGTCGTAGCGGGGCCACAGCCGATCGAGGGCCGGTTGCTCGATCCCGCTGTCGCGCAGCATCTTTTCCGACCACACCAGGCAGATGTCACCGAGCAGAGTGGCCGCGGACTCGCCGAATCTCGAGGCCGAACCGGGGAGGGCGCGGTCGCGATGCTCCGCGGCGAACCGGATGTGGGCGGCGGGGCGGCCACGACGCAGGTCGGACCCGTCCATGACATCGTCCTGGATCAGCGCGAAGGCGTGCACCAGCTCCAGCGCCGCGGCAGCACGCACGGCCGCGGGGCTCGGGGCGGCCCCGCACAGCCACCCCAGATACATGAACGACGAGCGCAGGCACTTCCCTCCGCTCAGATAGTGCCGTGCGATGTCGTCGACGGCGATACCGCGGATCGGGTCGATGTGGTTGTCGTCGAGGAAAGCGTTCAGCTCCGACAACACCTGCGTCCGCACGGCGGATCGCCACCGGTTGACCGGTACGTCGGGCCCCTTCGGGGCAAGGGGAAGCTCGAGCTCGGAATCCGATGATCGATCGAATGCGGCGACGCTCACAGGTACTCCTCGAATCATGAAACAGTCAGTAGTTCAAGGGAATTCAGATCTTCGACTCCGCACGGCGCCGATGCGGCCGAGCCCGATCCCGGTGTGCTCGATGACGCCCGCGACGAGGCGTGGCGCTCTCGTCCGCCGTGAGCGCTGCGGCGCGGTGGTGGCGACCGGTCCTGCCGCGGCGATCGGGTAGATCCGCTCCGCGGCCCGGCATGGTGCGAGCACACCGTGGCGCCAGGCCCTCGGCGATCAGGTTTCGGCCCATGACACCTTTCCTTCCTCGATGACGTTTCCCAGGCTAGCGTATTCGATGCATAAACGATGCAAAAGTCTGCGACCGAATGGAACGAAGGAGCGTGCCATGACCGATCGATCCGCGAACGCCCGGAACACCGGGGTCCAGTGGCACCGCTGCGCTCACGACGTGAATCGACGGGCTCGGCCGCAGCGGTCCGCGCCCGTACGCAGGTGGGTACGAATATTCTGCGTCGCCGCTCCGGGGTGGGGTCCAGGTGCGCCTGCCCGCGGGGTCGCCGCCACCGACCGCCGATGGCGGGCCGGAGTCTCCATAAATAGCGCATCGGTAGTGCATCGTTATGGCGTATAGTCAGAGGCTCGATCGACCTCGAGATGAACACCGTTGCCCGGAGGAGGATCCTGATGTCTCACTCATTGACTCGTCGCGCCGCGCTCGTCTTCGCCGCCGGGCCCGGGGCCGTGCTGGCCTATGCCGTGCTGACGGCGGTACCCGCACAGGCCGCATCGACGTCG
Encoded here:
- a CDS encoding polyprenyl synthetase family protein: MSVAAFDRSSDSELELPLAPKGPDVPVNRWRSAVRTQVLSELNAFLDDNHIDPIRGIAVDDIARHYLSGGKCLRSSFMYLGWLCGAAPSPAAVRAAAALELVHAFALIQDDVMDGSDLRRGRPAAHIRFAAEHRDRALPGSASRFGESAATLLGDICLVWSEKMLRDSGIEQPALDRLWPRYDSMRVELALGQFADLLNDARSEPTLGPVLAIARAKSGNYTVRRPLEMGAAMAGCDDRTLAALGRYGDAVGEAFQLRDDLLGVFGAAEITGKPGDTDLGQRKATTVVVAAAQLADTRTRRELTELLAAPSADAATLARLRTLIAATGAPACIETMIANRIAEARRVLDVIPLPDTQRHLLYGMALICTARHS